A window of Equus przewalskii isolate Varuska chromosome 18, EquPr2, whole genome shotgun sequence contains these coding sequences:
- the OTOL1 gene encoding otolin-1, which yields MWMFSWLCVILIILAIVGMDTIAKTTPYTKFTKKSEGKAMPKGLKPSSGPLPEEEEGTLFPEVGEVAEPMPDPLALDSAFGTATLYASENLTLDTADFFLNCCDCCSSAPGQKGEPGETGQSGLKGDAGAMGIPGPPGVTGPQGPKGQKGEKGLKGERGDQGTSGVPGYPGKPGEPGGLGPKGDRGNTGLAGVKGQKGLKGDTCANGTKGDKGARGAVGSPGLNGEPGAKGEKGEMGEKGCCGDSGERGEKGEKGKQGVKGEKGSRGDKGAEGTSGRDGLPGAKGDPGLKGEKGDAGPPGPVGPAGPKGELGSKGVRGSIGKKGSRGLKGSKGEGPRAARAAFSAALSKPFPAPDVPIKFDRVLYDAQGNYSPATGKFNCSVPGAYAFSYHVTVRSRPARISLVARNKKQVRSRETLYGHETDQASLLIILKLSAGDQVWLEVSKDWNGVYVSAEDDSVFTGFLLYPEETPETSP from the exons ATGTGGATGTTCTCTTGgctttgtgttattttaattattttggctattgttGGTATGGACACAATAGCGAAGACCACACCATATACCAAATTTACGAAGAAATCTGAGGGAAAAGCGATGCCGAAGGGCCTAAAGCCGTCCAGTGGCCCACTTccggaagaggaagaaggaactcTCTTCCCAGAAGTGGGTGAAGTGGCGGAACCAATGCCTGACCCCTTGGCCCTCGATTCTGCCTTTGGCACTGCGACTCTCTACGCCTCTGAGAACCTCACTCTCGACACGGCTGACTTCTTTTTGAATTGCTGCGATTGCTGTTCATCTGCACCAGGGCAAAAAGGAGAACCCGGAGAGACCGGACAGTCAG GCCTTAAGGGAGATGCTGGTGCTATGGGGATCCCAGGGCCACCAGGAGTCACTGGACCCCAAGGTCCAAAAggccagaaaggagagaagg GACTTAAGGGAGAACGTGGGGACCAAGGAACAAGTGGGGTTCCAGGATACCCAGGAAAACCTGGAGAACCAG gTGGACTTGGTCCTAAGGGGGACAGAGGAAACACCGGACTGGCGGGAGTAAAAGGACAAAAGGGCTTGAAGGGGGACACGTGTGCAAATGGTACCAAAGGCGACAAAGGAGCCCGCGGGGCTGTGGGCTCACCGGGCTTGAACGGAGAGCCTGGCGCCAAGGGAGAGAAGGGCGAGATGGGGGAGAAAGGCTGCTGCGGCGACTCTGGGGAGAGGGgcgagaaaggagagaaaggcaagCAGGGCGTGAAAGGGGAAAAAGGGAGCAGAGGCGACAAGGGAGCGGAAGGCACGAGCGGCCGCGACGGGCTGCCTGGGGCCAAAGGGGACCCCGGGcttaaaggagaaaagggagacgCAGGTCCTCCCGGTCCTGTGGGGCCTGCGGGCCCGAAGGGTGAGCTTGGGAGCAAAGGGGTCCGAGGATCTATCGGGAAGAAGGGCTCTCGGGGCCTCAAAGGCTCCAAGGGCGAGGGGCCCAGAGCCGCGCGGGCGGCTTTCAGTGCTGCCTTGTCGAAGCCCTTCCCCGCTCCCGACGTCCCCATCAAATTCGACAGGGTTCTCTATGACGCCCAGGGCAATTACAGCCCGGCCACCGGCAAGTTCAACTGCAGCGTCCCCGGGGCCTATGCTTTTTCCTACCACGTCACAGTGAGGAGCCGGCCTGCCCGCATCAGCCTGGTGGCCCGGAATAAGAAGCAGGTCAGGTCCCGAGAAACGCTCTACGGTCACGAAACAGACCAGGCCTCGCTCCTCATCATCCTGAAATTAAGTGCAGGGGACCAAGTCTGGCTGGAAGTTTCAAAAGATTGGAATGGCGTGTACGTCAGCGCGGAGGATGACAGCGTTTTTACTGGCTTCCTTTTGTACCCAGAGGAAACTCCTGAAACTTCTCCATAA